A stretch of Lathyrus oleraceus cultivar Zhongwan6 chromosome 6, CAAS_Psat_ZW6_1.0, whole genome shotgun sequence DNA encodes these proteins:
- the LOC127096340 gene encoding uncharacterized protein LOC127096340, with protein sequence MLVKELIVNISKECDNKMSKEFIKVYVRGKCVEFSLEIINKFMGRSEEEQVEVEISVLHRIGAANWVPTNHTSNISTGLGKFIYIVGIKTKFEFGSYVFDQTMKHATSFVVKMHIAFPSLIYGVILSQHPSILISSDASCKRESPFSLHYRLFTRKYVPNTVMTSGKETASSTSKYGIISELKDNCKALDETIKTCTEKKIRLESLIKALTKEGTHGNMVGDVEEEEENEEDENVDTGVATDEEIDANSDIRYVLIVASIFFWDVP encoded by the exons ATGCTTGTAAAAGAGCTCATTGTGAATATTTCTAAGGAGTGTGATAACAAGATGAGTAAGGAGTTCATAAAAGTTTATGTGAGAGGTAAGTGTGTGGAATTTTCTCTAGAAATCATTAACAAGTTCATGGGTAGAAGTGAAGAGGAACAAGTTGAAGTGGAGATTTCTG TACTTCATAGAATTGGAGCTGCTAATTGGGTCCCAACAAATCACACTTCCAACATTTCTACAGGGTTGGGTAAGTTCATTTACATTGTAGGAATCAAAACCAAGTTTGAATTTGGGTCCTATGTTTTTGACCAAACCATGAAGCATGCTACCTCTTTTGTTGTGAAGATGCATATAGCCTTTCCCTCCTTAATTTATGGTGTGATTCTGAGTCAGCACCCTAGTATCTTGATCAGTTCAGATGCTTCTTGCAAGAGAGAATCTCCTTTTTCTTTGCATTATAGGTTGTTTACACGGAAATATGTCCCAAACACTGTCATGACATCTGGTAAGGAAACTGCCAGCTCAACCTCAAAATATGGAATAATTAGTGAACTGAAAGACAACTGCAAAGCCTTGGATGAAACCATCAAAACTTGCACTGAAAAGAAAATCAGACTAGAAAGCCTGATCAAAGCTTTAACTAAAGAGGGTACTCATGGTAATATGGTTGGTGAtgtggaagaagaagaagaaaatgagGAGGATGAGAATGTTGATACAGGTGTTGCTACTGATGAAGAAATAGACGCCAATTCTGACATCCGATATGTTTTGATTGTTGCTTCAATATTTTTTTGGGATGTGCCCTGA